The sequence CCCCTACAGGGTGATCGAAGGCGCCCACCGCCTGCCCTGCGAGGGGCGCCGAGGCCTGGGGCACCGGGCTGGGCGCCGTCACCCACCTTGTAGCCCAGCTCCTTGGTCTTCTCCTCCAGCAGCGCGTAGCGCTCCTTGTTCCGGCTGATGTGCTCCTGGTCGCCAAAGCTCTCCACGTGTTTCAGCTTCTGATGAGAAATTTCTAGCTGCTTCTGATAGTGGTTATGCTTTTCGATTTTGGCTTCAAAGTGCTTCAGCTCTTCCTAGAACAAGGTTGAAACAGCTGAAGTCCACCCTGTGAGCCTGTTCTGCCGCCCCAGGCCCCTGGACCGAATGCCACCGTCGAATGCCGAGCTGACACCAAGGGCCGGCTGCACACGGGGGCGGGCTCCCCACTCCGAAGGCTGCACGCACGGCGCCTGCTCACCGTCCAGCCATCCAGGATGGCTCTGAGGGCCGAGTCGGGTGCCAGGCTCTGCTGTGCTGGCTGCCACGCGGGTCACAGAGCAGCACTTCCCCCTAAAGGGACCCTGCTGGAAACTGACAGCCTCTAGGGGCCAAgtgtccccacccccacggcCCTCTCACCCTCACCCTCTGCTGGGCATCTGCCAGGTCCAAGCTGATGTGTGGGGCTTAAGCTCCACCCCTGCCACCCTTGCGCTGTCCGCCGCTCTCCACCCCACGTCTGGAGCAGGAGAGACAGGAGGCCGACTGCCCCCAAGCCCACCCCACGTGCTCCCGGCTGACTCGTCTTGCTGCCAACCCCACTACGGCCGCCGCACAGGCTGCTCCCCCTTCCATCTCCCCTCCGGGGCCCTTGCGACTGTGGCACCTccaggccctccccaccccaccccaccgcaGGTGGGCCTCCAGGCCCAACCCCACATCCCCCTAGTTTTATGAGGATGCTGCTACCAGGCCCAGGCGAGACACCTCCCAAGCAGCTCAGGGACCTTCCCCACCAGGCCCCACCCTGCACTCCTGTCTCTTACACTCCGTGGCCCACGAAGCCCACTCCCCTCCAGGCCCCCCACCCCTTCATGCCCCTGGCCCGCCTCCCTCCGTGACCCTGACCTGACCCACTGGCCTGTGAcggctgtgccacaacaggaccaACCTGGAGGCACTGGGCTGCATGGGGGCAAAGGGCTCCTCCTCAACCCACTTGTCCTGCAAGACCCCCGAGTCCCGCAGCCAGAGCACCCGAACCCGAGCAGATGCTGAGACCACACTGTCCACTCACGGGAAGCCAGCTTCGTCCCACACAGCGGAGGGACGCAGAGGGCGAGAGCGAAGACAAGTCCCGGGGGAAAGGCTGACATAAGACTGAGAGGGCCTCCCCGTCCCCGTGCCCACAAAGGCCCCAGAAGAGATGCCCGCTGCCGGCGCCCTCACCTTGAAGGATTCCAGCTCCTTCTGGGTGAAGTTGGCTGCCCTGGCCAGGTCCCACAGGTCCATCACCCGCGGCTCTGCGAACTctgcagagaagagaaaaggtgGGCTTGGTGACCCCAGGACCCCCCGTGCCATACGCCCTGGCGCACGTGTGGACACGCAGTACCTGACGTCCTCGGGAGGGACCAGGCGTCCTGTCCCAACACGCTCGGGCCGTAGCTCGCGGACCTCAGGCACAGGGCTTCAGTGATGCCCACACCAGCCCCAGACCTCGCCCCAGGCCGAGGCTCAGGCTGCTGCCCATCCCTGTAGCTCCAGTGCAGTAACCGCCACTGACCTCGGCCCGCGTGGCTGTGGCGAAGCTGCTGGCTTGTCACTCACCTCCCGCCCTGCACCCCCAGGCTGGGGCGAGTGGCCACAGCCGCCTGTCGGGTGGTCATTTCACcagctgctccccccaccccaccccctgcccaggctCCAGCAGAAGTAGCTGCGGGGCCGGCGGGGGCAGCcccgggaggggagggaggaggcgcgGCGGTCAGAGCTGCCCTGGCTCCTCGGCTCCTCGGCCCGGCCAGGCTCCCAGTCCCACCTCCGGGGTGCTGTCCACCCAGAGTCTGAGGAGCAGGGGTTCCGCCTCGTGTCCTCACTGCACCCCTGGGGTCTAGAGTAGCACCTGCCACGCGGGCAGAGAATGACGGGGACCGAGCTGGGTCAAAAGGGCAACCCGCAGCCTTCCTAGAACTCGCACCAGGCTCGAGCCTCGGGGTCCCGGAGCGGGACCAGAGCAGAGGCCCCGGTCGCCCTCCAGGGACGCAGGAGGAGCAGCTCTGGCCTCCGACAGCGAGTGGGGGGTGGCGGCGCCGCAGCAGAAGTGCTGTCCCAGCCTGCGGGCCCCGGGATGCCCTGAGGCCCCTTCGGGAGACACGGGCTCACCTGCCTCGGTGCCGTAGCCCTGGTGGCTGACCCTCTGCAGGCGGTCCAGGCCCTGGCTGATGTCCCGCAGCCTGTCCTTGAGCTCGGAGTGTCTGCTCCGCAGGGCGTCCTCCGCGACGTGGCTCATGTCCACGGGGCTGATGACATTCTCGTGGACTTCTGTGGGAACCAGATCCGTGGGGCCCCACCCTGACCTTCCGGCcagcagcaccccacccccccaccccgggggccGGGAAACCACGTGTGAGGGGGGCTGAGTCCGCGAGGGCCCTCGGGCCACTCCAGCCACAGCGGGAGAGGCGGCCAGCGGCACCGCAGGACTGGTTCACCTGAACACGTGCACGCAGCCGAACACCGAGTCCCGCTGAGAGAGCCGGAGGCCCGAGAACAGGGCGCGGCaactgcccctcccccgccccagctccgTTCTGGAACATTCCGAGCCAGGGCCGCCTCTGGGAAGGCTGAGGCCTTGCGCACCTTCGGCCCTGCTCAGGGTCTCCAGCAGAATGTTGTATTCGCGGACCTTCTCCTGGTGATGCAGGAACTCCCGCCACAGCTTGTCCAGTTCTTCGCTGGAGAACTTCCCAGAGGCCCTCGCCTGGACAGAGAGGGACCTGAGTGACCCCCCCTCCGGGGGGGGCTGCTCACCCGGCGCACCCCCGGTACACGGAGTTCACCTGGCCACACCTCGGGGAGCACCCTGCCAGCCACCTGGGTCACACAGGTGTCTGTGGACCCCCGAGGCTCGGCAGGACCCGTGCTGCTGGGAGAAGCCCTGGGCCCAGGTCTGGCCTTTACCAGGGACGAAACAGGGCAGGAAAATAATAACCTAAGTTACTGCTCCCGATGGCCTCTGGGGTGGACGGTGGGAAGGCCGCGAAGGGAGCAGCAGGACcctgaggaggtggggtggggggcagtgtcCCCTCCTGGAGGGACTGGCCTGTCACCTTGTCACTGTTCCACCTGCTTGTAGGGAACCCTGCCCTCCCTTATGACCCTCCTGCTGGCCCGGCCCTGCCCCTCCTGACCAAGGACAACCCCTCCTCTGGCTGGACGGGGACCGCCGGGCAAAGGGGGTGACGCCCAAACTGCCACCAGGCCAGCACTCGGTCCGCACCCCGCAGGAAGGGCCAGGTGGTCTGCACCCTCAGCCAGGGGGGCACCCTAAGTCACCCAAACCGTCCAAGAGTCAAACCGCAAGTGACAACAGGGGACCCCTGAACAGCCTGGGTCCACCTGCACGCGGATCTCCTCCTGGTCACGGCAGTGCCACGGCCAGCTTCCGCTGACTGCAGAGGGCCGGCCTGCGACGTGCAAAGCTCAGCTGGCCAGGCCCAGAGTGAGAAAAAGCTGCTCATCGCACCGCGAGCTGTTTCTACCCACAGGCTGAGGAAGCACCTGTGACCCTCAAAGCTCTGCCGGCCCGGGCCACCCGGGGCCCCTCTCAACGGAAGAGAGACCCGTCCCGAGCTGCCCAGGGGACCTGGGCAGGCTCCCGGAAGAACCTCTGTCTTGGGGGGCCCCGCCCGCCGGGGCCGACGTTCTCGGCGCCAGGGCCCGATTTCCCTCTGGCGCCTGCGCAGAGGttaccctgtgccacagcttctCCAGCCGGGGGTCCTCCAGGCTGTCGTCCTCGGGGCCGTGGTTGAGGAAGTTGGTGCTCAGGGTGTCCTTTCTCCCGTCCAGACCGTACTTGGCCAGGATGACTaggagggagcagggcagggtcaaggctggggtctggggccgccccccgccccggttTCCTGGCCACTCGGCACCCGGTGGAACGAGCACGAACCAACCAGGGGCTTCCGCTCTGCCAACCCCTCAACACACACTGGCTGCCTCGTGGCTCCCATGGCACATTCTCCCAGCCTgagcccccaccctctgccctgcgGTGGGACAGCACGGCACGGTGGGACGGCTCAGCTCCGCGGGGACTGCTCGAGGACCAGGTCCATTCCAGAGCTTTGCAAAACCAAaacctggagctcccattgtggctcagctgtaac comes from Phacochoerus africanus isolate WHEZ1 chromosome 10, ROS_Pafr_v1, whole genome shotgun sequence and encodes:
- the LRPAP1 gene encoding alpha-2-macroglobulin receptor-associated protein, which produces MALRRVRAALRELRPLLLLLLLLGPWPAAGHGGKYSREKNEPAPPSKREPTGEFRIEKLNQLWEKAQRLNLSPVRLSELHADLKIQERDEFKWKKMKSEGLDEDGEKEAKLRRSLSVILAKYGLDGRKDTLSTNFLNHGPEDDSLEDPRLEKLWHRARASGKFSSEELDKLWREFLHHQEKVREYNILLETLSRAEEVHENVISPVDMSHVAEDALRSRHSELKDRLRDISQGLDRLQRVSHQGYGTEAEFAEPRVMDLWDLARAANFTQKELESFKEELKHFEAKIEKHNHYQKQLEISHQKLKHVESFGDQEHISRNKERYALLEEKTKELGYKVKKHLQDLSSRISRARHNEL